Proteins from one Hyperolius riggenbachi isolate aHypRig1 chromosome 4, aHypRig1.pri, whole genome shotgun sequence genomic window:
- the PROC gene encoding vitamin K-dependent protein C isoform X1: protein MNHMRHRCTMWWIFLLGVTSWTLHSAHSNSIFSSGQDANRVLKVRKRANSFLEEMKAGSLERECYEEKCDLEEANEIFETRDDTLNFWTKYFDGDQCVSNPCTNAVCKDGIGKFDCLCNEGWEGKYCAHEVIYHNCSVDNGGCAHFCTDPDDGTKRVCSCAEGYELQDDYHSCKPFGAFPCGRSKIIDYDYSARLTGAKKGRKGDSPWQALLVQSKRFFCGGVLIHPYWILTAAHCFKADPKNTKYFVRLGEYDRRAIEDTEQQIPVSSLITHPKFNRDTVDNDIALMRLSQPAIYNKYVLPICLPNRGLAERNLTQEGTEAIVTGWGSQDSTLRNTSQILSYIQVPIVSHDNCSESMNHHITDNMLCAGKLGDKQDACRGDSGGPMVTRFGDTWFLVGLVSWGEGCGRLDNFGVYTRVHHYLDWIALVMANYEAEELRKSKPHPKELQKS from the exons ATGAACC ATATGAGGCATCGGTGCACAATGTGGTGGATCTTTCTGCTAGGTGTCACAAGCTGGACCCTCCATTCTGCCCACAGTAACTCAA TCTTTTCTAGTGGTCAGGACGCAAATCGTGTGCTAAAAGTTCGGAAACGGGCAAATAGCTTCCTGGAGGAGATGAAAGCTGGTTCACTGGAGAGAGAATGCTATGAAGAGAAATGTGATCTGGAGGAAGCCAATGAGATATTCGAGACCCGTGATGACACT CTTAATTTTTGGACAAAGTACTTTG atggggaccAGTGTGTCTCTAATCCTTGTACAAACGCCGTATGTAAGGATGGCATAGGGAAATTTGACTGTCTCTGCAATGAGGGCTGGGAAGGAAAATATTGTGCTCATG AAGTGATCTATCACAACTGCTCTGTGGACAATGGTGGCTGCGCACACTTCTGTACAGATCCTGATGATGGCACAAAACGTGTATGCAGCTGTGCAGAGGGTTATGAGCTGCAGGATGACTACCACAGCTGTAAGCCATTTG GAGCGTTTCCGTGCGGCAGAAGTAAAATCATTGACTATGACTATTCAGCTCGTCTCACAGGGGCAAAGAAAGGCCGCAAGGGAGACAGTCCATGGCAG GCTTTGCTTGTGCAATCTAAGAGGTTTTTCTGTGGTGGAGTTCTCATTCATCCCTACTGGATCCTTACTGCAGCGCACTGCTTCAAAGCTGATCCAAAAAATACAAAGTACTTTGTCCGGCTTG GTGAATATGACCGCAGAGCTATTGAAGATACTGAGCAGCAAATACCTGTCTCCAGCCTGATCACACATCCCAAATTCAACCGTGACACGGTGGATAATGACATTGCCCTAATGCGTCTCTCCCAGCCAGCTATTTATAACAAGTATGTGTTGCCGATCTGTCTACCAAACCGTGGACTTGCTGAAAGAAATCTAACCCAAGAGGGCACAGAGGCAATCGTAACTGGCTGGGGCAGCCAGGATTCAACGCTTCGCAACACGTCTCAGATTCTCAGCTACATTCAAGTCCCTATAGTATCCCATGACAACTGTTCTGAAAGCATGAACCACCATATAACAGATAATATGCTCTGCGCAGGAAAGCTGGGGGACAAGCAGGATGCATGCCGTGGAGACAGTGGTGGGCCTATGGTGACCAGGTTTGGAGACACCTGGTTTCTTGTTGGGTTGGTGAGTTGGGGGGAAGGCTGTGGACGGCTGGATAATTTTGGAGTGTATACCAGAGTTCATCATTACCTTGACTGGATCGCACTGGTAATGGCAAACTATGAAGCAGAAGAGTTGAGGAAAAGTAAACCACATCCAAAAGAGCTACAGAAAAGCTGA
- the PROC gene encoding vitamin K-dependent protein C isoform X2 — protein sequence MKAGSLERECYEEKCDLEEANEIFETRDDTLNFWTKYFDGDQCVSNPCTNAVCKDGIGKFDCLCNEGWEGKYCAHEVIYHNCSVDNGGCAHFCTDPDDGTKRVCSCAEGYELQDDYHSCKPFGAFPCGRSKIIDYDYSARLTGAKKGRKGDSPWQALLVQSKRFFCGGVLIHPYWILTAAHCFKADPKNTKYFVRLGEYDRRAIEDTEQQIPVSSLITHPKFNRDTVDNDIALMRLSQPAIYNKYVLPICLPNRGLAERNLTQEGTEAIVTGWGSQDSTLRNTSQILSYIQVPIVSHDNCSESMNHHITDNMLCAGKLGDKQDACRGDSGGPMVTRFGDTWFLVGLVSWGEGCGRLDNFGVYTRVHHYLDWIALVMANYEAEELRKSKPHPKELQKS from the exons ATGAAAGCTGGTTCACTGGAGAGAGAATGCTATGAAGAGAAATGTGATCTGGAGGAAGCCAATGAGATATTCGAGACCCGTGATGACACT CTTAATTTTTGGACAAAGTACTTTG atggggaccAGTGTGTCTCTAATCCTTGTACAAACGCCGTATGTAAGGATGGCATAGGGAAATTTGACTGTCTCTGCAATGAGGGCTGGGAAGGAAAATATTGTGCTCATG AAGTGATCTATCACAACTGCTCTGTGGACAATGGTGGCTGCGCACACTTCTGTACAGATCCTGATGATGGCACAAAACGTGTATGCAGCTGTGCAGAGGGTTATGAGCTGCAGGATGACTACCACAGCTGTAAGCCATTTG GAGCGTTTCCGTGCGGCAGAAGTAAAATCATTGACTATGACTATTCAGCTCGTCTCACAGGGGCAAAGAAAGGCCGCAAGGGAGACAGTCCATGGCAG GCTTTGCTTGTGCAATCTAAGAGGTTTTTCTGTGGTGGAGTTCTCATTCATCCCTACTGGATCCTTACTGCAGCGCACTGCTTCAAAGCTGATCCAAAAAATACAAAGTACTTTGTCCGGCTTG GTGAATATGACCGCAGAGCTATTGAAGATACTGAGCAGCAAATACCTGTCTCCAGCCTGATCACACATCCCAAATTCAACCGTGACACGGTGGATAATGACATTGCCCTAATGCGTCTCTCCCAGCCAGCTATTTATAACAAGTATGTGTTGCCGATCTGTCTACCAAACCGTGGACTTGCTGAAAGAAATCTAACCCAAGAGGGCACAGAGGCAATCGTAACTGGCTGGGGCAGCCAGGATTCAACGCTTCGCAACACGTCTCAGATTCTCAGCTACATTCAAGTCCCTATAGTATCCCATGACAACTGTTCTGAAAGCATGAACCACCATATAACAGATAATATGCTCTGCGCAGGAAAGCTGGGGGACAAGCAGGATGCATGCCGTGGAGACAGTGGTGGGCCTATGGTGACCAGGTTTGGAGACACCTGGTTTCTTGTTGGGTTGGTGAGTTGGGGGGAAGGCTGTGGACGGCTGGATAATTTTGGAGTGTATACCAGAGTTCATCATTACCTTGACTGGATCGCACTGGTAATGGCAAACTATGAAGCAGAAGAGTTGAGGAAAAGTAAACCACATCCAAAAGAGCTACAGAAAAGCTGA